From a region of the Methanobacterium sp. genome:
- a CDS encoding DUF106 domain-containing protein, whose amino-acid sequence MVLEILWGPLNAALNPFIQYMGPLMAILIIGVVISLITTVAQKVLVDQDRLLFLQKEMKDFQQEMMEARKTNDPKALEKMQKKQMEFMGLQKEMMTMSFKPMIVTFLPIIIIFWWISQNSLLNSMIVNLPATAYYALLVPLWHALPFYGGTIPGAPEMSITWLGWYILCSFGFSMLFRKLMGIKSGGGM is encoded by the coding sequence ATGGTACTTGAAATATTATGGGGTCCGCTAAATGCTGCTTTAAATCCTTTTATACAATATATGGGTCCACTTATGGCTATATTGATAATAGGTGTTGTAATATCACTTATAACTACAGTTGCACAAAAAGTTCTTGTAGATCAAGACAGGCTTCTATTCCTTCAAAAAGAAATGAAGGATTTCCAGCAAGAGATGATGGAAGCCAGAAAAACAAATGATCCAAAAGCATTAGAGAAAATGCAAAAAAAACAGATGGAATTCATGGGTTTGCAGAAAGAAATGATGACAATGTCATTTAAACCGATGATAGTGACATTCCTTCCTATAATTATCATATTTTGGTGGATATCCCAAAATTCATTATTAAATTCAATGATTGTTAATTTACCAGCAACTGCTTATTACGCGCTTTTAGTTCCATTGTGGCATGCACTCCCATTTTATGGGGGGACAATACCTGGAGCTCCTGAAATGTCAATCACATGGCTTGGATGGTACATATTATGTTCATTTGGGTTCTCAATGCTTTTCAGGAAACTAATGGGAATTAAAAGTGGCGGAGGAATGTAA